The region GATTTGCCCTTTTTCGAGGTCGTTTTCGGTGAATACGCCCTCATATCGGCCACTTACGTAGCAAGTACTCACATATTGGAAACGGGTGAGGGCGTCGCATCCCTCAGCAAAATCCAACACATTTCGGGAGCCTTCCACATTCACCCGAAAAGCAAATTCGCGTTTAACACTCAAGTCATAGACCGCTGCAAGGTGATACACCTCTTGTGTTTCCTGTTGTAGTTGGGCATATGCTTCTCCCAACCCCAATCCTGGGCGCGTGATATCGCCTTCTACCAGATGAATACGCCCCAGCCGAGAGGCCTTTTGTCGCTCTAACCCAAAAGCTTTTTGCTCGGCCAAGCCCCGCCAGCGGGGTTGAATCAGGCAAGTGATGGACACTTCTTGTGGGGAACGGTCTAATAGGCGCTCTACCAACGCCGAACCGAGGAAACCGGGGAAACCGGTGAGAAAGATGGTAGGCATGGTTCTATGGATTTAAGGTGAGTGTATCAATTATTTAATGCCAGGCAACCATTTAAAAACCTTGGCTGCCATCGTCATCACATCCGCAAATTGGCTACCGCTCAAAAAGTCTGGCTTTGCAATCGGGGTTAAGCGCTGGACGGCCACAGTTTGACTTTCGGTATATTTTAGCAGCCCCTCGGCCCCGTGTCGCCGACCAATGCCAGACCGTTTCATGCCGCCCATGGGGGCATCTAACGAAGCCCAAGCTGCACCATAAGTTTCATTTACGTTTACGGTTCCGGCTTTTATTTTTCGGGCAATGGTGACGGCTCGGCTGGTATTGCGCGACCAAACCGCCGCATTCAGGCCATAAACAGTGTCATTTGCCAGATCAACGGCTTCATGCTCGGTATCAAATGGGTATAATGCAACGACGGGACCAAAGGTCTCTTCACGAAACAGGTGCATTTCTGGCGTTACGCCTTCCAAAATGGTGGGCGCATAAAAATAGGGTCCAAGATCTATGCGGGGCTTCCCACCTGTTAGCACGGTTGCCCCTTTGTGGACAGCATCTTTTACGTGGGCGTGTACTTTGTCTAATTGCATTTGCGAAATCAACGAGCCCATTTCCACTTCGTGGTTAAAATCAGTACCCAAGCGCAGGGCTTCCGTTTTCTGAATAAAGGCTTTTTTGAAGTCATTATAAATGGAACGGGCCACATAGATGCGCTCAAAAGAGATGCACAACTGGCCTGCATTCCCAAAACTCCCCCTAACGGCACCAGCGGCGGCGGCGGCCACATCGGCATCTTCCAAAACCACCATTGGATTTTTGCCCCCCAGTTCCATCGAACATTTGATCAAGTATTCCCCCGCTTGGGCAGCCACTTTTCGGCCCGTGGCTGTGCTGCCCGTAAACATCAAAAAGTCAGACCCGGCGATGAGGGCTGGACCAATATCCGGGCCAGTTCCAGTTACCACCTGAAACACATCGGTGGGCAAACCTGCTTTTATGAGCAGTTCTAATCCCAGAAGGGCCGTAAAAGAAGTTTGCTCGGCGGGTTTCAGAATGACCGCATTTCCGGCTACAATGGCGGGCAGGGCATCCGAAATTGCAAGCGTTAGCGGGTAATTCCACGGCGCAATAATACCCACCACCCCCACCGGATGATGGTATTCGGTCGTCTCGGTGATAAATGGAATAGCTCCATTGCGGGCAGACGGCGCGAGCAAGTCTGGCGCTACATTTGCATAATATCGGGCATTTAGAGCCACATCAAATATTTCCTCGAAGGCATGAATCCGCGCCTTTCCGGTTTCCAATTGCATGACATCCAACAAGGCTTCTTTGTGGGCGAGGACAAGGTCGTGATACCGACTCAAGACGGCCACCCGCTCCTTCACCGGAACAGTCTCCCAAGCACGTTGCGCCAATTTAGCCCGATGCAACGCTTCTTCCACATCTGCCATGCCACACAAAGGCAAGAGACCCAGTTCTTGTTGATTGATCGGAGAGTGAACCATGAATGTTTCGTGATTCCGCACCCGTCTTACCACCCGATGCGAGAGGTCTGATAGGGTTTGTGCCGTCATGTGTGCGGTCCACAGACTGTTTCGAGGATTCACCTCCGACGTTGTTTCTGGCTTTAATGCAACTTCCATGATGTGTATGAAGATGAAGGACAAAGAACTCCGTAGTGTCTATTTCCGGATAAAAGAAGATACCCATCTATGAAAGCGCTTGCAAGCAAAAACTTAACACCGTTTACTTGAAGATTGTGCGAGATAGGACGGGGAATAAAAAAATACCTACAAAGGAAAAGGCTGGAGCGCTGGACGGTTCGACGTTACCAATCCAACACCCCAACCCTTAACCTGAATATTATACAAAAAGGACGGATAGAATACAAGGTCAGAAGACCCGAACAACACCACGGAGGTATTTTCGCGGGTTCTTTTTCAAGTCAAACATAACTTCATTTAACTTTATGGTCAACGAGTCTATTCGGTTATACAGTTGGGACTGATCGTTCA is a window of Bacteroidetes Order II. bacterium DNA encoding:
- a CDS encoding succinate-semialdehyde dehydrogenase (NADP(+)), whose amino-acid sequence is MEVALKPETTSEVNPRNSLWTAHMTAQTLSDLSHRVVRRVRNHETFMVHSPINQQELGLLPLCGMADVEEALHRAKLAQRAWETVPVKERVAVLSRYHDLVLAHKEALLDVMQLETGKARIHAFEEIFDVALNARYYANVAPDLLAPSARNGAIPFITETTEYHHPVGVVGIIAPWNYPLTLAISDALPAIVAGNAVILKPAEQTSFTALLGLELLIKAGLPTDVFQVVTGTGPDIGPALIAGSDFLMFTGSTATGRKVAAQAGEYLIKCSMELGGKNPMVVLEDADVAAAAAGAVRGSFGNAGQLCISFERIYVARSIYNDFKKAFIQKTEALRLGTDFNHEVEMGSLISQMQLDKVHAHVKDAVHKGATVLTGGKPRIDLGPYFYAPTILEGVTPEMHLFREETFGPVVALYPFDTEHEAVDLANDTVYGLNAAVWSRNTSRAVTIARKIKAGTVNVNETYGAAWASLDAPMGGMKRSGIGRRHGAEGLLKYTESQTVAVQRLTPIAKPDFLSGSQFADVMTMAAKVFKWLPGIK